A window of Arcobacter acticola genomic DNA:
TTTCTACTAATTGTCTAGTAAAAATAGGATTATTTGTTCCTAGTGCTGACCTTGATACTTTTTCTATAAATTCATCTTTAGACAATTTTTCTTCAGATTCATCATAAGAAAATATACCTTTTGCAAAAGGTGTTTGACCAGAACTACCAAGTCTTCCTTTTGAAACCATCATTACTTTAGCACCTGCATCATGGGCTTTTACACTTGCAAATAATCCAGCCATTCCTGAACCTATAACTAATACATCTGTTTGATATTCTTTATTTAAAATATCTTGAATAGCAATTGTTGGTTCATTTTTAGCATAACCTTTTGAAAAGCCTAATCCTGCTAATGACATCATTGCAATTGCACTTGAAGATAATCCTAAAAACTTTCTTCTGCTAATTTTTTCATCATTTAATTCATTCATAAAACTTTTTCCTTTTTATAATTTTTAGAAAAATATAATTTTCCTAATTGATAAACAGATATACAAACTAATAAAAATATAAAAAGAATCATAATTTCGTTCATATGCCGTCCTAAATCAATAACATGCCAAAGTGCTGTACTTATAAAAACTACAGATAACACAATATGCAACAATCGCCATTTACTATAAGTCATATTTAACTTATCTTTATAAAATGATGTTAGAAGTAAAGCTATCATTACACACCATGCAATTAAACCAAAGATTATTCCTAAGCTTTTAAAATCTGTAATCATAAGCCAAAAAGCGTAAATTGGATCAACACCTGCTTAAAAAAATCTTGGAAGCACAATCAAAAAAGGATGAATAAAAAATATAGCAATAACTAAATATCCAATAATTTTATGAAGTTTTATGATTTTAACCATCTTATAGATTTTTATAAATACTTTATTTGATCTATTTAAATAAAACTGCCCAAGAAGGAAAAAAAATCCTACAATCACAAGTACAGAAGTTGATTCTTTCAAAAGTGTTCTTGGTGGAAGTGTTTGTAAAGATAGAATAAACAAAGGAATGATTACAAAAATAAATA
This region includes:
- a CDS encoding ferric reductase-like transmembrane domain-containing protein, which translates into the protein MITDFKSLGIIFGLIAWCVMIALLLTSFYKDKLNMTYSKWRLLHIVLSVVFISTALWHVIDLGRHMNEIMILFIFLLVCISVYQLGKLYFSKNYKKEKVL